A single genomic interval of bacterium harbors:
- the ybeY gene encoding rRNA maturation RNase YbeY, which yields MRLTTVMRLAAGSATDAGAPDAAARSELAALAEPVGLDGWTAEQVWVDDAEMARLNGLYRGKPEPTDVLSFGNLVAGGDGPPAVRAGEGHAACDLWWDGVGGGETGEPGDAGAIVIAPGFVRRRCERHGWDVAAEFALLTVHGALHLLGWDHESPPEAAAMRARETELLARRGWPHPLAGKETDDGGR from the coding sequence ATGAGGCTGACGACGGTGATGCGGCTCGCCGCGGGATCGGCGACGGACGCCGGGGCGCCCGACGCCGCGGCGCGGAGCGAGCTGGCGGCCCTGGCCGAGCCGGTCGGCCTGGACGGGTGGACCGCCGAGCAGGTCTGGGTCGACGACGCCGAGATGGCCCGGCTCAACGGGCTCTACCGCGGCAAGCCGGAACCGACCGACGTGCTCTCCTTCGGGAACCTGGTCGCCGGGGGCGACGGTCCCCCCGCCGTGCGCGCCGGCGAGGGGCACGCCGCGTGCGACCTGTGGTGGGACGGCGTCGGCGGCGGCGAGACGGGGGAGCCGGGCGACGCGGGCGCGATCGTGATTGCGCCGGGATTCGTGCGCCGGCGCTGCGAGCGCCACGGCTGGGACGTCGCGGCGGAATTCGCGCTGCTGACGGTCCACGGCGCCCTGCACCTTTTGGGCTGGGACCACGAGTCGCCGCCGGAGGCGGCGGCCATGCGGGCCCGGGAGACGGAACTGCTCGCCCGGCGCGGCTGGCCGCACCCGCTGGCGGGGAAGGAGACGGACGATGGGGGCCGGTGA
- a CDS encoding HDIG domain-containing protein, with amino-acid sequence MTRWPGMGWMRAPREGGRAFPLAAGGRRLLQRTPVSGWRRWAWSAATVAMLVWLQAELLPVVPRIDADFPDAGAIADRDILAPVPFSAPMLAQDIEMRQMQAMMAEPPVLRRLGSPRRGALDRLSSWRDAIVRRAGQTELSLEQRADLVGLLFPELAAQDAARALAMPDPDGFFAAAETALRSVLDDGVVDVLPPGTYRQVRIVGAAGETVADASLLTAQDAVAARLQQALSAAGLGPEPAAWGGLLLRPLVLPNLVYSDEDTRAHRLAARQAVPVERSFLAGERVVEKGVRLTAQDALDLDALQAHLTARGEPGGGSRFWRQAARSALVLGLLLLFGWIAALHFPQLLREPRRLVTATLLLGAVLFAGAACLARPVLGPFAVPITLLGMLATVLFRDRVGYAMTLLVVGLLCFHEAAGAAAAVAWLVMGLLAVTFMRRIRQRGQFYQAIAILAAAGVLLVGLERAAGGERAVGFLHEALVAALSPVASVALGLFLLPIVEPRVGVCSDLTLIELSDLNHPLLKRMALESQGTFHHSQVVGQLAENAARAVGANSLLTRVGALFHDIGKLSKPEYFVENQGGGPNKHDDLSPSLSALVVAAHVKDGIALARQWRLPEAVVAFIPEHHGTHVMKFFYHKALQNESNETVKVDDFRYPGPKPRSRETAILMLADAVEAATRALAKPTPGRIREVVKQVADERMLCGELDHCGLTLKDIAAVREAFVPLLAGIHHARIPYPGQRERAESLHGRDWT; translated from the coding sequence ATGACCAGATGGCCGGGCATGGGCTGGATGAGGGCGCCCCGCGAGGGAGGGCGCGCCTTCCCGCTGGCCGCGGGCGGTCGCCGGCTCCTGCAACGGACGCCGGTTTCCGGCTGGCGCCGCTGGGCCTGGTCCGCGGCGACGGTGGCGATGCTGGTGTGGCTGCAGGCCGAACTGCTGCCCGTGGTGCCGCGCATCGACGCCGACTTCCCCGACGCCGGCGCGATCGCCGACCGCGACATCCTCGCGCCGGTGCCCTTCTCCGCGCCGATGCTCGCCCAGGACATCGAGATGCGACAGATGCAGGCCATGATGGCGGAGCCGCCGGTGCTGCGCCGGCTCGGGAGCCCGCGCCGCGGCGCGCTCGACCGGCTCTCGTCCTGGCGCGACGCGATCGTGAGGCGGGCCGGGCAGACCGAGCTCTCGCTCGAGCAGCGTGCGGACCTCGTGGGCCTGCTCTTCCCCGAACTCGCCGCGCAGGACGCGGCGCGGGCCCTGGCCATGCCGGACCCGGACGGCTTTTTCGCCGCGGCCGAGACGGCGCTGCGCAGCGTCCTGGACGACGGGGTGGTCGACGTCCTGCCGCCCGGCACCTACCGGCAGGTGCGCATCGTCGGCGCCGCCGGCGAGACGGTCGCCGACGCCTCCCTGCTGACCGCGCAGGACGCCGTGGCGGCGCGTCTCCAACAGGCCCTGTCCGCCGCGGGCCTCGGACCGGAACCGGCCGCCTGGGGCGGGCTGCTGCTGCGCCCGCTGGTGCTGCCCAACCTCGTCTACAGCGACGAGGACACGCGGGCGCACCGGCTCGCCGCCCGCCAGGCCGTGCCCGTCGAGCGCTCGTTCCTGGCGGGCGAGCGCGTGGTCGAGAAGGGCGTGCGGCTGACCGCGCAGGACGCGCTCGACCTCGACGCCCTCCAGGCCCACCTCACGGCCCGGGGCGAGCCGGGCGGCGGGTCGCGGTTCTGGCGCCAGGCCGCGCGCTCGGCGCTGGTGCTGGGGCTGCTGCTGCTGTTCGGCTGGATCGCCGCGCTCCACTTCCCGCAGCTGCTGCGCGAGCCGCGGCGGCTCGTCACCGCGACCCTGCTGCTGGGCGCGGTGCTGTTCGCCGGCGCGGCCTGCCTGGCGCGTCCCGTGCTGGGGCCGTTCGCGGTGCCGATCACGCTGCTCGGCATGCTGGCCACGGTGCTGTTCCGCGACCGCGTGGGCTACGCGATGACCCTGTTGGTGGTCGGGCTGCTCTGCTTCCACGAGGCCGCCGGCGCGGCCGCGGCGGTGGCCTGGCTGGTGATGGGGCTGCTGGCGGTGACCTTCATGCGGCGCATCCGGCAGCGGGGCCAGTTCTACCAGGCGATCGCGATCCTCGCCGCGGCGGGGGTGCTGCTGGTCGGGCTCGAGCGCGCCGCCGGCGGGGAGCGGGCCGTGGGCTTCCTGCACGAGGCGCTGGTGGCCGCCCTCTCGCCGGTGGCGTCGGTGGCGCTGGGCCTGTTCCTGCTGCCGATCGTCGAGCCGCGGGTCGGCGTGTGCAGCGACCTGACGCTGATCGAGCTGTCGGACCTCAACCATCCCCTGCTCAAGCGGATGGCGCTGGAGTCCCAGGGCACCTTCCACCACAGCCAGGTCGTCGGGCAGCTGGCCGAGAACGCGGCCCGCGCGGTGGGCGCCAACTCCCTGCTCACGCGCGTCGGCGCGCTGTTCCACGACATCGGCAAGCTGAGCAAGCCCGAGTACTTCGTCGAGAACCAGGGGGGCGGCCCCAACAAGCACGACGATCTGAGCCCGAGCCTCAGCGCCCTGGTGGTCGCCGCCCACGTGAAGGACGGCATCGCGCTGGCGCGGCAGTGGCGGCTGCCGGAGGCCGTGGTCGCCTTCATCCCCGAGCACCACGGCACGCACGTGATGAAATTCTTCTACCACAAGGCCCTGCAGAACGAGAGCAACGAGACGGTGAAGGTCGACGACTTCCGCTACCCCGGCCCCAAGCCGCGCAGCCGCGAGACGGCGATCCTGATGCTCGCCGACGCCGTGGAGGCCGCCACGCGCGCGCTGGCCAAGCCCACGCCGGGGCGCATCCGCGAGGTCGTCAAGCAGGTGGCCGACGAGCGCATGCTCTGCGGCGAGCTCGACCACTGCGGCCTGACGCTCAAGGACATCGCCGCGGTGCGCGAGGCCTTCGTGCCGCTGCTGGCGGGGATCCACCACGCCCGCATCCCCTACCCGGGACAGCGCGAGCGCGCCGAGTCGCTCCACGGCAGGGACTGGACATGA
- a CDS encoding PhoH family protein, with amino-acid sequence MSGAVGRLTATAPGEAAIDLAGVDQFALLGWHDANLRVLEEHYGGSISVRGDALVLRGEPAETETMARVVCRLVELLEREKALDTVSVHYVLEQHLRPQDGEPEAVGETLLVAGNRRAIRVKTAGQQGYVEAIRAHDVVFAIGPAGTGKTYLAVVMAMDYLKRGLVERIILVRPAVEAGEQLGFLPGDLQEKIDPYLRPLHDALGDTVGPGRIQRYMSSGVIEAAPLAYMRGRTLNQAFVILDEAQNTTLGQMKMFLTRLGHQSKAVITGDVTQIDLAQGKDSGLVRVRDILAGTEGIAFVELTQRDVVRHPLVRRIVEAFREAEERGAEKRK; translated from the coding sequence GTGAGCGGCGCCGTCGGCAGGCTGACCGCGACCGCGCCCGGCGAGGCGGCGATCGACCTCGCGGGCGTCGACCAGTTCGCCCTGCTGGGCTGGCACGACGCCAACCTGCGCGTCCTGGAGGAGCACTACGGCGGCAGCATCTCGGTGCGCGGGGACGCCCTGGTCCTGCGCGGCGAGCCCGCCGAGACCGAGACGATGGCGCGCGTGGTCTGCCGGCTGGTCGAGCTGCTGGAGCGGGAGAAGGCCCTGGACACCGTGAGCGTCCACTACGTGCTCGAGCAGCACCTGCGTCCGCAGGACGGCGAGCCCGAGGCGGTGGGCGAGACCCTGCTGGTGGCCGGGAACCGCCGCGCCATCCGCGTCAAGACCGCGGGCCAGCAGGGCTACGTCGAGGCCATCCGCGCCCACGACGTGGTCTTCGCCATCGGGCCGGCCGGCACCGGCAAGACCTACCTGGCCGTGGTCATGGCGATGGACTACCTCAAGCGCGGGCTGGTCGAGCGCATCATCCTGGTGCGGCCCGCGGTCGAGGCCGGCGAGCAGCTGGGGTTCCTGCCCGGCGACCTGCAGGAGAAGATCGATCCCTACCTGCGGCCGCTCCACGACGCGCTGGGGGACACGGTGGGCCCGGGCCGCATCCAGCGCTACATGAGCAGCGGGGTGATCGAGGCCGCGCCGCTGGCCTACATGCGCGGCCGCACCCTCAACCAGGCCTTCGTCATCCTGGACGAGGCCCAGAACACGACGCTCGGCCAGATGAAGATGTTCCTGACCCGGCTGGGACACCAGTCGAAGGCCGTCATCACGGGCGACGTCACGCAGATCGACCTGGCGCAGGGCAAGGACTCCGGCCTGGTGCGCGTGCGCGACATCCTGGCCGGCACCGAGGGCATCGCCTTCGTCGAGCTGACCCAGCGGGACGTCGTGCGCCACCCGCTGGTGCGGCGCATCGTGGAGGCGTTCCGCGAAGCCGAGGAGCGCGGCGCGGAGAAGCGGAAGTGA
- the aspS gene encoding aspartate--tRNA ligase, whose amino-acid sequence MIRTHRCCDIGTARVGETVRLAGWAAKIRDMGGVTFIDLRDRYGTVQVVFEDGDLPARSGLVKLESVIAVSGRVRPRPEGMVNATMATGAVEVAATGIEVLNPCKPLPFQLDQAAQAADELRLKYRYVDLRRPEMMNNLMVRHRAAQAVRRYLGERDFLEVETPLLIKTTPEGARDYVVPSRIHPGRFYALPQSPQLYKQILMVSGVDRYYQLPRCLRDEDLRKDRQPEHTQIDLEMSFVTEPEIFALVEGMVATLFREAAGIELPTPFPRLSYAEAMDLYGSDKPDLRFGCPIRDVSDLAADSGFGVFATAVAEGGVVRCLAAEGCAGYSRKQITDLEEVARKRGARGMAFVKATADGFDGGIAKFMSAPFQSALRERLGLREGDLVLFGAGPAATVGAALGAVRLELGAQRGWIPEGAWAFAWVRSFPLFEQDEKTGAWAACHHMFTMPDAASEPLLESDPGACHGQLYDLVCNGVELGSGSIRIHRRALQEAVFRVVGMTEQESRDKFGFFLDALEYGAPPHGGIALGLDRIAMLLTGSSSLRDVIAFPKTYLASSPLDDSPGGISPAQLAELHIRVVAEEERG is encoded by the coding sequence CTGATCCGGACCCATCGCTGCTGCGACATCGGCACCGCGCGCGTGGGGGAGACCGTCCGGCTCGCCGGCTGGGCCGCGAAGATCCGCGACATGGGCGGTGTCACCTTCATCGACTTGCGGGACCGCTACGGCACCGTCCAGGTGGTCTTCGAGGACGGCGACCTGCCCGCGCGCAGCGGTCTGGTGAAGCTCGAATCGGTGATCGCGGTCAGCGGGCGCGTCCGCCCGCGGCCCGAGGGCATGGTCAACGCGACGATGGCCACCGGTGCGGTCGAGGTGGCGGCGACGGGGATCGAGGTGCTCAACCCCTGCAAGCCGCTGCCCTTCCAGCTCGACCAGGCGGCGCAGGCCGCGGACGAGCTGCGCCTGAAGTACCGCTACGTCGATCTGCGCCGGCCCGAGATGATGAACAACCTGATGGTGCGCCACCGGGCCGCCCAGGCGGTGCGCCGCTACCTCGGGGAGCGCGACTTCCTGGAGGTCGAGACGCCGCTGCTGATCAAGACGACGCCCGAGGGCGCGCGCGACTACGTCGTGCCCAGCCGCATCCACCCGGGACGCTTCTACGCGCTGCCGCAGTCGCCCCAGCTGTACAAGCAGATCCTGATGGTCTCGGGCGTGGACCGCTACTACCAGCTGCCGCGCTGCCTGCGGGACGAGGACCTGCGCAAGGACCGCCAGCCCGAGCACACCCAGATCGATCTCGAGATGAGCTTCGTGACCGAGCCGGAGATCTTCGCGCTCGTGGAGGGGATGGTGGCGACCCTGTTCCGCGAGGCCGCCGGCATCGAACTGCCCACGCCGTTCCCGCGGCTCTCCTACGCCGAGGCCATGGACCTCTACGGTTCCGACAAGCCCGACCTGCGCTTCGGTTGCCCGATCCGCGACGTGAGCGACCTGGCGGCCGACAGCGGCTTCGGCGTCTTCGCGACGGCCGTCGCCGAGGGGGGCGTCGTGCGCTGCCTCGCCGCCGAAGGTTGCGCCGGTTACAGCCGCAAACAGATCACCGACCTCGAAGAGGTCGCGCGCAAGCGCGGCGCCCGCGGGATGGCCTTCGTGAAGGCGACCGCCGACGGCTTCGACGGCGGGATCGCGAAGTTCATGTCGGCGCCGTTCCAGTCGGCGCTGCGCGAGCGGCTCGGGCTGCGCGAGGGCGACCTGGTCCTGTTCGGCGCCGGCCCGGCGGCGACCGTCGGCGCGGCGCTGGGCGCCGTGCGGCTGGAGCTGGGAGCGCAGCGGGGTTGGATCCCCGAGGGCGCCTGGGCCTTCGCCTGGGTGCGCAGTTTCCCGCTGTTCGAGCAGGACGAGAAGACCGGCGCCTGGGCGGCCTGCCACCACATGTTCACGATGCCGGACGCCGCGAGCGAGCCCTTGCTCGAGAGCGATCCCGGCGCCTGCCACGGGCAGCTCTACGACCTCGTCTGCAACGGGGTCGAGCTGGGCTCGGGCAGCATCCGCATCCACCGCCGCGCGCTCCAGGAGGCGGTGTTCCGCGTGGTCGGCATGACCGAGCAGGAGTCGCGCGACAAGTTCGGCTTCTTCCTGGACGCCCTGGAGTACGGCGCGCCGCCCCACGGCGGCATCGCCCTGGGCCTGGACCGGATCGCGATGCTGCTGACCGGCAGCTCGTCGCTGCGCGATGTGATCGCGTTCCCGAAGACCTACCTGGCCTCCTCGCCCCTGGACGATTCGCCGGGCGGCATCAGCCCCGCCCAGCTGGCCGAGCTGCACATCCGGGTCGTGGCGGAAGAGGAGCGCGGGTGA